The Gemmata palustris genome includes a region encoding these proteins:
- a CDS encoding AP2 domain-containing protein — protein sequence MPPPPAQDDYTGAVCLLHSLTDLYPVYLEVLVDAEDLQRLSARKWHLTRCRRECGLRVASYLGGYLHCVVMNAPKGKVVDHIYHRTLDNRKSQLRVCTTRENNVNRRPRAGKVSQFKGVYQSKRTGKWFVHAGPRGGRVFISGFDSETDAARAYNELARHLYGSMAYQNRIGLTP from the coding sequence GTGCCGCCACCCCCGGCCCAGGATGACTACACCGGAGCGGTGTGCCTGCTGCACTCCCTGACCGATCTGTACCCAGTCTATCTGGAGGTGCTGGTGGATGCCGAGGACTTGCAGCGGCTTTCGGCTAGAAAATGGCACCTAACTCGGTGCAGAAGGGAGTGCGGGCTTCGCGTTGCCAGCTATCTGGGAGGCTACCTGCACTGCGTTGTCATGAACGCCCCCAAGGGCAAAGTCGTTGACCACATCTACCACCGGACTCTCGACAATCGGAAAAGCCAGTTGCGGGTTTGCACCACGCGAGAGAACAACGTCAACCGGCGACCACGTGCAGGCAAGGTGAGCCAGTTCAAAGGCGTTTACCAGTCCAAGAGAACAGGCAAGTGGTTCGTCCACGCCGGGCCACGGGGAGGACGGGTTTTCATCAGCGGCTTCGATTCCGAGACCGACGCAGCCCGTGCGTACAACGAGCTGGCGAGGCATCTTTACGGTTCAATGGCTTACCAAAACCGCATCGGGCTAACCCCTTGA
- a CDS encoding PD-(D/E)XK nuclease-like domain-containing protein yields MANKQRPVVEPGIYFDMPEDVYHAAEGLSCSGIKHLTVSKLNYWHRNLNPDREPEEDTGARRFGKATHCYALEPERFARHFAMKLSPEDYPGALVTADDMKAFLEANGLPKSAKKKSDLIERIVASGLPAVIWDLELERHAAEHAGKTFLGKEESKKIAGAGAAMAADPYVTAALSGGMPEVSFFVRDPETGVMLKARMDYVRPRSTVDIKTFSNSRGKPVEKAVFEAIFYEGYLIQCVLYNFVREQARQLLAAGEICTHGDVSEQWLKEFTESEEHGFVLVFIESAPPFDLRMVLMKEAGAVGADLNVYWSSAYMRISDMKNLYAECITKYGDGPWRDHPPPHQLDDTDLPMLMFS; encoded by the coding sequence ATGGCAAACAAGCAACGCCCCGTCGTCGAGCCAGGCATTTACTTCGATATGCCCGAGGATGTCTATCACGCTGCCGAGGGGCTGTCGTGCAGTGGCATAAAGCACCTCACCGTATCGAAGTTGAACTATTGGCACCGGAACCTGAACCCCGACCGCGAGCCCGAGGAGGACACGGGGGCGCGGCGGTTCGGCAAGGCCACGCACTGCTACGCCCTGGAGCCCGAGCGGTTCGCCCGCCACTTCGCCATGAAGCTGTCGCCGGAGGACTACCCCGGCGCGCTGGTCACGGCGGACGACATGAAGGCGTTCCTCGAAGCGAACGGCCTGCCGAAGTCTGCCAAAAAGAAGTCCGACCTCATTGAACGCATCGTCGCGAGCGGGCTCCCTGCCGTCATCTGGGACCTCGAACTGGAGCGCCACGCCGCCGAACACGCGGGCAAGACATTCCTCGGCAAGGAAGAGTCGAAGAAGATCGCCGGGGCCGGCGCGGCCATGGCCGCCGACCCATACGTCACGGCCGCCCTCAGCGGGGGCATGCCGGAGGTATCGTTCTTCGTCCGAGACCCCGAGACGGGGGTGATGCTCAAGGCACGGATGGATTACGTGCGGCCCCGCTCCACCGTGGACATCAAGACGTTCTCCAACTCGCGCGGCAAGCCGGTCGAGAAGGCCGTCTTCGAAGCCATCTTCTACGAGGGCTACCTCATCCAGTGCGTCCTCTACAACTTCGTCCGCGAACAGGCCCGGCAACTCCTGGCCGCCGGGGAAATATGCACCCACGGGGACGTGAGCGAGCAGTGGCTGAAAGAGTTCACCGAGAGCGAGGAACACGGGTTCGTGCTGGTGTTCATCGAATCCGCACCTCCGTTCGACCTGCGAATGGTGCTCATGAAGGAGGCGGGCGCGGTCGGGGCGGATCTGAACGTGTACTGGTCGTCCGCGTATATGCGAATTAGTGACATGAAAAACCTGTACGCGGAGTGCATCACCAAGTACGGCGACGGACCGTGGCGGGACCACCCGCCGCCGCACCAGCTCGACGATACCGACCTTCCCATGCTGATGTTCAGCTAG
- a CDS encoding AAA family ATPase, translated as MKILQLTAENVKKLKVVDITPGTDVVQITGKNGSGKTSVLDSIWWALGGTKEIQAMPIRKGQESARIKLDLGEIVVTRKFTDKGSTLTVENAEGARFPSPQKMLDDLIGELSFDPLAFATMDGAKQYTELKRIAKIEVDLDALDAQNKLDYETRTLRNREEKEYRTRAEGFEFKFEAMEQPIDVDALVNELSTAAQHNADIDTRAQRREDTAAQIQATHAEIVLLEAKVAAMKKQVADWQEKLDTAEPLPAKIVVDDLRTRIAEAQARNAEFSLRAERTKLLDQAKTAEAASEVLTAKMAERTKTKEGAISAAKMPIDGLSLSEGRVLLNGIPFDQSSGAEQLRTSVAIAMAANPKLKVIRIKDGSLLDDDGLAIIEGMAKGNGYQVWIERVDSSGKIGIVMEDGAVSRANEAA; from the coding sequence ATGAAAATACTCCAACTTACTGCCGAGAACGTGAAGAAACTTAAGGTGGTGGACATCACCCCCGGCACCGACGTGGTCCAGATCACGGGCAAGAACGGGTCCGGCAAGACGTCGGTTCTCGACTCCATCTGGTGGGCGCTGGGCGGCACCAAGGAGATTCAGGCGATGCCGATCCGCAAGGGGCAGGAAAGTGCCCGAATCAAGCTTGACCTCGGCGAGATCGTCGTGACCCGGAAGTTCACCGACAAGGGCTCGACTCTGACGGTAGAGAACGCCGAGGGGGCACGGTTCCCGTCCCCTCAGAAGATGCTCGACGACCTCATCGGAGAGTTGTCGTTCGACCCACTGGCGTTCGCCACGATGGACGGAGCGAAGCAATACACCGAGCTGAAGCGCATCGCAAAGATCGAGGTCGATTTGGACGCCCTCGATGCCCAGAACAAGCTGGATTACGAAACGCGAACCCTCCGCAACCGCGAGGAGAAGGAGTATCGCACGCGGGCGGAGGGCTTCGAGTTCAAGTTCGAGGCGATGGAACAGCCGATCGACGTGGACGCTCTGGTCAACGAACTCTCCACCGCGGCCCAGCACAACGCGGACATTGATACACGGGCGCAACGTCGAGAGGACACCGCCGCCCAGATCCAGGCCACCCACGCGGAGATCGTCCTGCTGGAAGCTAAAGTGGCTGCCATGAAAAAGCAGGTCGCCGACTGGCAGGAGAAGCTCGACACGGCCGAACCGTTACCGGCCAAAATCGTGGTCGATGACCTCCGTACTCGGATTGCCGAGGCCCAGGCGCGTAACGCTGAATTCTCCCTCCGAGCTGAACGAACCAAGCTCCTCGATCAGGCGAAGACGGCCGAGGCCGCGAGCGAAGTCCTGACCGCGAAGATGGCCGAGCGGACTAAAACGAAGGAGGGAGCCATCTCGGCCGCGAAGATGCCGATCGACGGCCTGTCGCTGTCGGAAGGCCGGGTGCTGCTTAACGGCATCCCGTTCGACCAGTCGTCCGGGGCCGAACAGCTCCGCACCAGCGTCGCCATTGCCATGGCCGCCAACCCGAAACTCAAGGTGATCCGCATTAAGGACGGGTCGCTGCTCGACGACGACGGACTCGCCATCATCGAAGGGATGGCCAAGGGGAACGGCTACCAGGTGTGGATCGAGCGTGTCGACTCCTCCGGGAAGATCGGCATCGTGATGGAAGACGGGGCTGTCTCCCGCGCCAACGAAGCGGCGTAG
- a CDS encoding bifunctional DNA primase/polymerase — MSPFAFAAPELLANGYSVLPLRPREKSPAIRGWQRFCTETAGPHLLRQWMRVPDANIGVCLGPASGVTALDFDEDADGLHGRIVELVGDSPVKKAGRRGYTAFYRFGGERSRHYSSGKVSVLDVLATGRQTVVPASVHPEGANYRWLTERTLENTPAGELPELRPEAMAEVARLLRPAKALFTPRVSHRGRMADALRCISPDVPYPVWRDVGMALKDELGEAGFPLWVEWSAGGEKYPGSEQARRVWDSFRGEGIHAATLFYHAVRHGYRVSR; from the coding sequence GTGTCCCCTTTCGCATTCGCAGCACCCGAACTTCTTGCCAACGGTTACAGCGTGCTCCCGCTGCGGCCGCGTGAGAAGTCGCCAGCGATTCGAGGCTGGCAGCGGTTCTGCACGGAAACTGCTGGTCCGCACCTCCTTCGCCAGTGGATGCGGGTTCCGGACGCCAACATCGGGGTATGTCTCGGTCCGGCAAGCGGGGTCACGGCCCTGGACTTCGACGAAGACGCGGACGGCCTGCACGGGCGGATCGTGGAGCTGGTAGGCGACTCGCCGGTCAAGAAGGCGGGGCGGCGAGGCTACACGGCCTTCTACCGCTTCGGTGGTGAGAGGAGCAGACACTACTCGTCCGGCAAGGTGAGCGTGCTCGACGTGCTCGCGACGGGGCGGCAGACCGTCGTTCCCGCTTCCGTTCATCCGGAGGGCGCCAACTACCGCTGGCTCACGGAGAGGACGCTGGAAAACACCCCTGCGGGTGAACTGCCGGAACTCAGGCCGGAAGCGATGGCTGAGGTCGCGCGGCTACTTCGCCCGGCGAAAGCCCTGTTCACACCGAGGGTTTCTCACCGAGGCAGGATGGCCGACGCGCTGCGGTGCATCTCCCCAGATGTCCCCTACCCGGTATGGCGAGACGTCGGCATGGCCTTGAAGGACGAACTCGGCGAGGCGGGCTTTCCGCTGTGGGTTGAGTGGAGCGCGGGCGGCGAGAAATACCCCGGCTCGGAGCAGGCCCGCCGCGTCTGGGACAGCTTCCGGGGGGAAGGCATCCACGCCGCCACCCTGTTCTACCACGCCGTCCGGCACGGGTATCGAGTTAGCCGCTAA
- a CDS encoding DUF1376 domain-containing protein, with protein sequence MTSKSPAFQFYAKDWLSSSKIALMPPEYEGAYIRLLAYCWDSGDCSLPDDDTVLSRLSRLGEGWLNGGSSVVRHCFMPHPAKPGFLTNHRLLEEAEKQAAWQRKSAEGGRKSAAKRAEKRAISNGGSTKCQPAAPPPVQPNVNSSSASSSSTAVIEEDDESRAKLTAFQRVYEYGCSLFPQLATQNTSVIHQWITSGASVDLDILPEIKRLHEKQVQPRGWGLFTQDVANAKSRREAPLPKGEIRHAKPRTNHGGFAEQDYRAGTAGFEVT encoded by the coding sequence ATGACGAGCAAATCACCAGCGTTCCAGTTCTACGCCAAGGACTGGCTATCTTCTTCCAAAATCGCACTTATGCCTCCCGAGTACGAGGGGGCATACATACGACTTCTTGCGTACTGCTGGGATTCCGGCGACTGCTCGCTGCCCGACGACGACACCGTGCTTAGCAGGCTGTCGCGTCTCGGCGAAGGGTGGTTGAACGGTGGTTCGTCGGTGGTCCGTCATTGCTTCATGCCGCACCCTGCGAAACCGGGCTTCCTCACCAACCATCGACTCCTCGAAGAGGCCGAAAAACAGGCCGCGTGGCAGCGAAAGTCAGCCGAGGGCGGGCGGAAGAGCGCCGCCAAACGTGCTGAGAAACGGGCGATTTCCAACGGTGGTTCAACCAAGTGCCAACCGGCCGCACCGCCGCCGGTTCAACCAAACGTCAACTCTTCTTCTGCTTCTTCATCTTCTACTGCAGTAATAGAAGAGGACGATGAATCGCGCGCGAAGTTGACAGCTTTCCAGCGGGTCTACGAATACGGCTGTTCCCTGTTCCCCCAGCTCGCCACCCAAAACACGAGCGTGATCCACCAATGGATTACGTCCGGAGCGAGTGTTGACCTGGACATCTTGCCCGAAATCAAGCGACTTCACGAGAAGCAGGTCCAGCCCCGCGGGTGGGGGCTATTTACCCAGGACGTAGCCAATGCCAAATCACGGAGAGAAGCCCCACTTCCGAAAGGAGAGATTCGACATGCAAAGCCCCGCACCAACCACGGCGGATTCGCCGAACAAGACTACCGCGCCGGAACCGCCGGCTTCGAGGTCACCTGA
- a CDS encoding ATP-binding protein: MSSELKMEERFETLDCPTHGPQRVRLFRLFADWAPARCPVCEAEQEQARSDEEAARQIRDTAEHRDRLIRKHLQHAAVPPRFEGKSFAAFTATDSSSAKALATCRSYADRFLDHLRTGTSLILCGNAGTGKTHLACAVADQVIRNHSKAAVYMTAGRAFRKVKDTYRKNSQVSEQDALSAFAAPDLLILDEIGVQYGSDAERNILFEIVNERYEQMKPTVLISNLALPALTEFAGERVIDRLKENGGKLIVFDWKSHRGAA, translated from the coding sequence ATGTCCAGCGAGTTGAAGATGGAAGAACGGTTCGAGACGCTGGACTGCCCCACCCACGGCCCGCAGAGGGTCAGGTTGTTCAGGCTCTTTGCGGACTGGGCTCCCGCGCGGTGCCCGGTGTGCGAAGCCGAGCAGGAGCAGGCTCGCTCCGACGAGGAGGCCGCAAGGCAGATACGGGATACCGCGGAGCACCGTGACCGCCTGATCCGGAAGCACCTTCAGCACGCCGCCGTCCCGCCCCGCTTCGAGGGTAAGTCCTTCGCCGCCTTCACCGCGACCGACTCCAGCTCGGCGAAGGCCCTGGCGACCTGCCGGAGCTATGCCGACCGGTTCCTCGACCACCTCCGCACCGGCACCTCGCTGATCCTGTGCGGCAACGCCGGCACCGGGAAGACGCACCTCGCCTGCGCCGTCGCCGACCAGGTCATCCGAAATCACTCGAAGGCGGCCGTGTACATGACCGCGGGCCGGGCATTCCGCAAGGTGAAGGACACTTACCGGAAGAATTCGCAGGTGAGCGAGCAGGACGCACTCTCGGCCTTCGCCGCACCCGACCTGCTCATCCTCGACGAGATCGGGGTGCAGTACGGGTCCGACGCCGAGCGGAACATCCTCTTCGAGATCGTGAACGAGCGGTACGAGCAGATGAAGCCGACGGTCCTGATCAGCAACCTCGCGCTGCCGGCGCTGACCGAGTTCGCCGGCGAGCGGGTGATCGACCGGCTGAAGGAGAACGGCGGCAAGCTGATCGTTTTCGACTGGAAGAGCCACCGAGGCGCCGCGTGA
- a CDS encoding DUF2312 domain-containing protein: protein MTQVGHNSNKPRAGGVAVDQLKSIIARVEKLEEEKKGIADDIKDVFAEARGNGWDVKAIRQILKIRKMDQSEREEAENILDTYMSALGMLPLFEEDGE, encoded by the coding sequence ATGACCCAAGTCGGACACAACAGCAATAAGCCCCGCGCAGGCGGGGTGGCGGTAGATCAACTCAAGAGCATCATCGCTCGCGTGGAGAAGCTCGAAGAGGAAAAGAAGGGCATCGCGGACGACATCAAGGACGTGTTCGCCGAGGCCCGGGGGAATGGCTGGGACGTGAAGGCTATCCGCCAGATCCTGAAAATCCGGAAGATGGACCAGAGCGAGCGCGAGGAGGCGGAGAACATCCTCGACACCTACATGAGCGCCCTCGGGATGCTCCCGCTGTTCGAGGAAGACGGGGAATGA
- a CDS encoding DUF551 domain-containing protein translates to MGSRRVQLWRTAAGVIHEHEPQPTHWMPLPTPPTQPISGENGV, encoded by the coding sequence ATGGGTAGCCGCAGGGTGCAGCTATGGCGCACCGCAGCAGGTGTGATCCATGAGCATGAGCCCCAGCCCACCCACTGGATGCCCCTCCCCACCCCACCCACACAGCCCATCAGCGGGGAGAACGGGGTATGA
- the ssb gene encoding single-stranded DNA-binding protein produces the protein MSGSLNKVCLIGNLGKDPEIRSTQDGREIANLTVATSESWKDKNSGERKERTEWHRVVIFSEGLVKVAKNWLAKGSKVYLEGQLQTRKWTDQSGVDRYSTEVVLQGYGAALTMLNKVDRDGGHEEDDAPPAQRPQQPPSELLDDEIPF, from the coding sequence ATGTCCGGAAGTCTAAATAAAGTCTGCCTTATCGGCAACCTGGGGAAAGACCCCGAGATTCGCTCAACGCAGGACGGGCGGGAGATCGCCAACCTCACCGTCGCCACATCCGAGAGCTGGAAAGACAAGAACAGCGGAGAACGTAAGGAGCGCACGGAATGGCATCGCGTGGTCATCTTCTCCGAAGGGCTGGTCAAGGTCGCCAAGAACTGGCTGGCCAAAGGCTCGAAGGTGTACCTCGAAGGGCAGCTTCAAACCCGGAAGTGGACCGACCAGTCGGGCGTCGATAGGTACAGCACGGAAGTGGTGCTTCAGGGCTACGGCGCGGCGCTCACCATGCTGAACAAGGTCGATCGTGACGGGGGCCACGAAGAAGATGATGCTCCCCCCGCCCAGCGGCCACAACAGCCTCCTTCCGAACTGCTCGACGACGAGATCCCCTTCTGA
- a CDS encoding RusA family crossover junction endodeoxyribonuclease: protein MTRLWLPFPPSVNNLFVNNPRTGGRFPSSRYKAWQADALEALLKQPDRFHRHVEPVEVLYAFGRPDKRARDVFNLEKVVSDFLVKRAILADDSLIHRGTVEWGHTPGVTVTIEPLSASNLVNYP from the coding sequence TTGACCCGTCTCTGGCTTCCATTCCCCCCTTCGGTGAACAACCTGTTCGTGAACAACCCCCGCACCGGCGGCCGTTTTCCCAGCTCCCGCTACAAGGCGTGGCAAGCCGACGCTCTCGAAGCACTGCTGAAGCAACCTGACCGCTTCCACCGCCACGTGGAACCTGTGGAGGTGCTGTACGCGTTCGGCAGGCCAGACAAGCGGGCCAGAGACGTGTTCAACCTGGAGAAGGTCGTAAGCGACTTCCTCGTCAAGCGGGCGATTCTGGCGGACGATTCGCTCATCCACCGAGGCACAGTGGAGTGGGGCCACACGCCTGGAGTGACGGTCACGATAGAACCGCTATCAGCAAGCAATCTGGTTAACTACCCTTAA
- a CDS encoding AAA family ATPase, with protein sequence MTFTISPAKRKAVPMLISLAGVSGSGKTYSALLLAAGLAGKGPVGFLDTENGRGSMYADSPGIMAAMPDGYEIAEMKEPFAPARYSDAVEAFEKHGCRVLVIDSMTHEWEGDGGCSDIAENNKMRGTPNWIMAKREHKRLMNHLLASGMHLIFCLRAREKIKVVRNDKGKEEFLPIGLQPIQEKNFTFEMTLSLLLEEGTHRPIVTKCPEPLLPLFAGEQPLVTKEMGRKLRAWSDGGAPAEENPEVLFRQGSEYAAQGTAAYVAFWETLTGKQQKLLLPKHDENKELARMADDRQKVADPSPRELNF encoded by the coding sequence ATGACCTTCACCATCAGCCCCGCAAAGCGGAAAGCCGTCCCGATGCTCATCAGCCTGGCCGGGGTCTCCGGCTCGGGCAAAACCTACTCCGCGCTGCTACTCGCCGCCGGCCTCGCTGGGAAGGGCCCTGTTGGGTTCCTCGACACCGAGAACGGCCGCGGCAGCATGTACGCCGACAGCCCAGGGATCATGGCCGCCATGCCGGACGGCTACGAGATCGCCGAGATGAAGGAGCCGTTTGCCCCGGCGCGGTACTCCGACGCAGTCGAGGCGTTCGAGAAGCACGGGTGCAGGGTGCTGGTGATCGACAGCATGACCCACGAGTGGGAAGGTGACGGCGGTTGCTCGGACATCGCCGAGAACAACAAGATGCGGGGGACGCCGAACTGGATTATGGCAAAGCGCGAGCACAAGCGGCTGATGAACCACCTTCTCGCGTCCGGGATGCACCTCATCTTCTGCCTCCGCGCCCGTGAGAAGATCAAGGTGGTGCGGAACGATAAGGGCAAGGAGGAGTTTCTGCCCATCGGTCTGCAGCCGATCCAGGAGAAGAACTTCACGTTCGAGATGACTCTGTCCCTGCTGCTGGAAGAGGGGACGCACCGTCCGATCGTCACGAAGTGCCCCGAACCGCTCTTACCGCTATTCGCCGGCGAGCAACCCCTCGTCACGAAAGAGATGGGCCGCAAATTGCGCGCGTGGTCTGACGGCGGCGCACCTGCCGAGGAGAATCCCGAAGTGCTGTTCAGGCAGGGGTCTGAATACGCCGCCCAAGGAACAGCCGCTTATGTGGCGTTCTGGGAGACGCTGACGGGGAAGCAGCAGAAACTCCTGCTCCCGAAGCACGACGAGAACAAGGAACTCGCGCGGATGGCAGACGATAGACAGAAGGTCGCCGACCCCTCACCTCGTGAACTCAACTTCTAA
- the mobF gene encoding MobF family relaxase: protein MRDIRDAKSAASYYGKSDGGYYLGASDLRREVGGNAASLLGISGVPDPDQFKRLLQGLHPETGEQLTSKLVDGRLAGWDITASIPKGVTIAIERGDARIHDALWEAARETMAEVEGMIATRKRKGGAMEDRVTGNLMWFGFEHPETRPARSDGMPDPDRHIHLVVPNLTFDTVEGEWKAIKFRPVMELRKYFDRAFDARLARKLTDLGYGIETRMKPDGQGGKRFYTWDIKDMPKSVVEKFSRRTAEVEALAEKLGIDGPAKDKLGATSRQFKRDDMTLEDYRRYWDGRVTPDEARQVAEVIRSAMLGQNPPEKGSVREAVEYSLSHNFERRSVVAQPQVAITALERGMGVVRPEDVMPEAKRQGLLLKDGEATTRDVLAEEQKVIAFARGGRGSCRAMGNEKGRPNESERPSGRGLAPHRLDHTATPSPERQAVSAPALSPEQAVMVNHVLTSPDRVMLVVGDAGTGKTFAVRQAFQRIDRPVDIIAPGAEASRGVLRREGFQNADTVTAFLNSAQRQQAVKNGVIWVDEAGQLPIRDLSRLVAVAEAQNARLVLQGDPKQHRAVARDGNMLRVLERYAGLPVARLKDIRRQKGDYKQAVASIAAGNITDGFDKLNALGWVKQTPVFDHNQPLVDAYLEAVDTKRSDQDITDRVLAVSPTHAEANEVTAAIRDGLKQRGLLATEERTVPTLTPLHWTDAEKADLERYDGTEVVRYHRDGGTFKAGRVVAIADFKPGDRLGKPTTFAVYSPAELQLAEGDRIRITGGGWTTDKKHRLDNGAQYQVAGFEESGAIRLTNGWHIPAGFGHLAHGYVATSHSSQGKTVDRVLIAMGHESLPAITAEQFYVSVSRGRDQATVFTGMAPAVLRDAIKRADERKSATELMKPKRRREWWMARRARQVWEALRGRSKGGMSERQKQKEHSHAR, encoded by the coding sequence ATGAGAGACATACGCGACGCAAAAAGTGCCGCGTCATATTACGGCAAGTCAGATGGCGGGTATTACCTCGGCGCGTCTGACCTCCGCCGCGAGGTCGGTGGCAACGCCGCCTCCCTGCTCGGCATTTCCGGTGTCCCCGACCCCGACCAATTCAAGCGGCTCCTCCAGGGCCTGCACCCCGAGACCGGCGAGCAACTCACCTCGAAGCTCGTTGACGGCAGGCTGGCCGGCTGGGACATCACGGCCTCGATTCCCAAGGGCGTGACCATCGCCATCGAACGTGGTGACGCCCGCATCCACGACGCCCTGTGGGAAGCCGCCCGCGAGACGATGGCCGAAGTCGAGGGGATGATTGCCACCCGGAAGCGGAAGGGCGGCGCGATGGAAGACCGGGTGACCGGCAACCTCATGTGGTTCGGGTTCGAGCACCCTGAGACGCGGCCCGCCCGGTCGGACGGGATGCCTGACCCCGACCGGCACATCCACCTGGTCGTCCCGAACCTGACCTTCGACACGGTCGAGGGTGAGTGGAAGGCCATCAAGTTCCGCCCCGTGATGGAACTGCGGAAGTACTTCGACCGCGCCTTCGACGCCCGGTTAGCCAGAAAGCTGACTGACCTCGGCTACGGCATCGAGACCCGCATGAAACCGGACGGGCAAGGCGGCAAGCGGTTCTACACCTGGGACATCAAGGACATGCCGAAGTCGGTGGTGGAGAAATTCTCCCGTCGCACGGCGGAGGTTGAGGCACTGGCCGAGAAGCTCGGCATCGACGGCCCGGCGAAAGACAAGCTCGGTGCAACGTCGCGGCAGTTCAAGCGGGACGACATGACGCTGGAGGATTACCGCCGCTACTGGGACGGCCGCGTGACGCCGGACGAAGCCCGGCAGGTGGCCGAGGTCATCCGGTCGGCGATGCTCGGGCAGAACCCGCCGGAGAAGGGCAGCGTGCGAGAGGCGGTGGAGTATTCGCTGTCGCACAACTTCGAGCGGCGGTCGGTGGTCGCTCAGCCCCAGGTCGCGATAACCGCCCTGGAACGCGGCATGGGCGTGGTGCGGCCGGAAGACGTGATGCCGGAAGCGAAGCGGCAGGGGCTGCTGTTGAAGGACGGCGAGGCGACGACGCGGGACGTGCTGGCCGAGGAGCAGAAGGTCATCGCGTTCGCCCGTGGCGGGCGTGGGTCGTGCCGGGCGATGGGCAACGAAAAAGGCCGCCCCAACGAGTCGGAGCGGCCTTCAGGCAGAGGGCTTGCTCCCCATAGACTCGACCACACTGCCACACCCTCCCCCGAACGGCAAGCGGTTTCTGCGCCAGCCCTCTCCCCTGAGCAGGCCGTCATGGTGAACCACGTCCTCACCTCGCCCGACCGGGTGATGCTGGTGGTGGGCGACGCGGGCACGGGCAAGACATTCGCGGTGCGGCAGGCGTTCCAGCGGATCGACCGTCCGGTGGACATCATCGCCCCCGGCGCCGAGGCGTCACGCGGCGTGCTGCGGCGGGAAGGCTTCCAGAATGCCGACACCGTCACCGCGTTCTTGAACAGCGCGCAGCGGCAGCAGGCGGTGAAGAACGGCGTCATCTGGGTGGACGAGGCCGGGCAGCTTCCCATCCGCGACCTGTCCCGGCTGGTGGCCGTGGCGGAAGCCCAGAACGCCCGGCTGGTGCTTCAGGGCGACCCGAAGCAGCACCGCGCCGTGGCGCGCGACGGGAACATGCTCCGGGTGCTGGAGCGGTACGCGGGGCTTCCAGTGGCGCGGCTCAAGGACATCCGCCGCCAGAAGGGGGATTACAAGCAGGCGGTGGCTTCCATCGCGGCGGGGAACATCACCGACGGTTTCGACAAGCTGAACGCCCTCGGCTGGGTGAAGCAGACGCCGGTGTTCGACCACAACCAGCCCCTGGTGGACGCCTACCTCGAAGCGGTGGACACCAAGCGCAGCGACCAGGACATCACCGACCGCGTGCTGGCCGTGTCGCCGACGCACGCCGAGGCGAACGAGGTCACAGCGGCCATCCGCGACGGGCTGAAGCAGCGCGGGCTGCTGGCCACGGAGGAGCGCACCGTCCCCACCCTCACCCCGCTGCACTGGACGGACGCCGAGAAGGCCGACCTGGAGCGGTACGACGGCACCGAAGTTGTGCGATACCACCGCGACGGGGGAACGTTCAAGGCCGGGCGGGTCGTCGCCATCGCGGACTTCAAGCCGGGCGACCGGCTGGGCAAGCCGACTACCTTCGCGGTGTACTCGCCGGCGGAGCTGCAACTAGCCGAGGGCGACCGCATCCGCATCACCGGCGGCGGCTGGACGACGGACAAGAAGCACCGCCTCGACAACGGGGCGCAGTATCAGGTGGCGGGGTTCGAGGAATCCGGCGCCATCCGGCTCACGAACGGCTGGCACATCCCGGCGGGCTTCGGTCACCTCGCCCACGGCTACGTCGCCACCTCGCACTCTTCTCAGGGGAAGACCGTTGACCGCGTGCTCATCGCCATGGGGCACGAGTCGCTCCCGGCCATCACCGCCGAGCAGTTCTACGTCAGCGTGTCACGAGGCCGCGACCAGGCGACCGTCTTCACCGGCATGGCTCCGGCGGTGCTTCGTGACGCCATCAAGCGGGCGGACGAGCGGAAGTCAGCGACGGAGTTGATGAAGCCGAAGCGGCGACGGGAGTGGTGGATGGCGCGGCGCGCACGGCAGGTGTGGGAAGCCTTGCGCGGGCGTAGCAAGGGTGGTATGTCCGAGCGGCAAAAGCAGAAGGAGCACAGCCATGCAAGGTAA